The Clostridium cylindrosporum DSM 605 genome has a window encoding:
- the thrS gene encoding threonine--tRNA ligase: MIKVTLKDGKVLEFDGKITAADVAKSISMGLFRASLAAKVNSKVVDLNTEITSDCEIELLTADSEEGMGALRHTSAHILAQAVKRLYPEVKLAIGPAIDNGYYYDFDADFAITPEILDKIEKEMAKIVKEDLELERFEMSRNEAIEFFKNQGEIYKVELIEDLPEDEIISFYKQGEFTDLCAGPHVASTGKVKAIKLLSIAGAYWRGDEKNKMLQRVYGTSFLKKSELEEYLNMLEEAKKRDHRKLGKELDLFSMNEAGPGFPFFHPKGMVVRNELENFWRKIHAKNKYNEIKTPIILSEELWHTSGHWDHYKDNMYFTKIDGADYAVKPMNCPGSILVYKSGMHSYRDLPVKMGELGLVHRHEISGALHGLMRVRTFTQDDAHIFMTKSQIKDEVLGVINLIDTVYKTFGFEYNVELSTRPESSMGSDEDWEAATNGLSDALDAAGLSYKINEGDGAFYGPKIDFKLKDCLGRTWQCGTIQLDFQLPERFDLNYIGEDGEKHRPVMVHRVVFGSIERFIGILIEHFAGAFPTWLAPVQVKILPVTDRANEYAKNLEAKLLDNDIRVEVDTRNEKIGYKIREAQLQKSPYMIILGDKEVEAGNLSVRSRVKGDMGAVSVDEFIASIKEEILNRTINQ; encoded by the coding sequence GCTTCACTTGCAGCTAAAGTAAATTCAAAGGTGGTTGATCTTAATACTGAAATTACATCAGATTGTGAAATAGAACTTTTAACAGCTGATAGTGAAGAAGGAATGGGAGCATTAAGACATACAAGTGCACATATATTGGCTCAAGCAGTTAAAAGACTTTATCCAGAGGTAAAGCTTGCAATTGGACCAGCTATAGATAATGGATACTACTATGATTTTGATGCTGATTTTGCTATAACACCGGAAATACTTGATAAGATTGAAAAGGAAATGGCAAAGATCGTTAAGGAAGATCTAGAACTTGAAAGATTTGAAATGAGTAGAAATGAAGCCATTGAATTCTTTAAGAATCAAGGTGAAATATACAAAGTAGAACTTATTGAAGACCTTCCAGAGGATGAGATTATCTCATTCTACAAGCAAGGTGAATTTACTGATCTTTGTGCAGGCCCTCATGTAGCATCTACTGGAAAAGTTAAGGCTATAAAACTTCTTTCAATTGCTGGTGCATATTGGAGAGGTGACGAAAAGAATAAGATGCTTCAAAGAGTATATGGAACTTCATTCCTAAAGAAAAGTGAGCTTGAAGAATATCTAAATATGCTTGAAGAAGCTAAGAAAAGAGATCATAGAAAACTAGGTAAAGAACTTGATTTATTTAGTATGAATGAAGCAGGACCTGGATTCCCATTTTTCCATCCAAAGGGAATGGTAGTGAGAAATGAGCTAGAAAACTTCTGGAGAAAGATTCATGCTAAAAACAAATATAATGAAATCAAAACTCCAATTATATTAAGTGAAGAACTTTGGCATACTTCAGGACACTGGGATCACTATAAAGACAACATGTACTTTACTAAAATTGATGGAGCGGATTATGCTGTAAAACCAATGAATTGTCCAGGAAGCATTTTAGTATATAAAAGCGGAATGCACAGTTACAGAGACCTTCCAGTGAAAATGGGGGAACTTGGACTTGTTCATAGACATGAAATATCAGGAGCTCTACATGGACTTATGAGAGTTAGAACATTTACTCAAGATGATGCTCATATATTTATGACTAAGTCACAAATAAAAGATGAAGTACTAGGAGTTATAAACCTAATTGACACAGTGTATAAAACTTTTGGTTTTGAATATAATGTTGAACTTTCAACAAGACCAGAAAGCTCAATGGGAAGCGATGAAGACTGGGAAGCTGCTACAAATGGTCTTTCAGATGCACTTGATGCTGCTGGACTTTCATATAAGATAAATGAAGGGGATGGAGCATTCTATGGACCTAAGATTGACTTTAAGCTAAAAGATTGTTTAGGAAGAACATGGCAATGTGGAACTATACAGCTAGATTTCCAATTACCTGAAAGATTTGATCTAAATTACATTGGCGAAGATGGAGAAAAGCATAGACCAGTTATGGTACACAGAGTTGTATTTGGAAGTATAGAAAGATTTATAGGAATACTAATAGAGCATTTTGCAGGGGCATTCCCAACATGGCTTGCACCTGTACAAGTAAAGATTCTTCCTGTAACAGATAGAGCAAATGAATATGCTAAAAATCTTGAAGCAAAGCTATTAGACAATGATATAAGAGTAGAAGTAGACACAAGAAATGAAAAAATAGGCTATAAGATTAGAGAAGCACAACTTCAAAAGTCTCCATATATGATTATACTTGGAGACAAGGAAGTAGAAGCAGGAAACCTTTCAGTTCGTTCAAGAGTTAAGGGAGATATGGGAGCAGTTTCAGTAGATGAATTTATAGCATCTATTAAGGAAGAAATACTAAATAGAACAATTAACCAATAA